The Pseudonocardia broussonetiae DNA segment TGGATCGTCACGGTGCTGGTCGGCAACGGCCGCCCGCTCGCCGACGAGGACCACTGGCAGCTCCAGCGCATCTCCCGCGGCGGGCTCGCGTCCGGGGTCTCGCTGGTGCTCGTCGACGTGCCGGTCACGCTGCAGGCGCCGCACGAGACGGTGCGGCTGCACGACGGCGGCGCGGCCACGTCGTCGATGACGGGGGAGCACGTCGTCGTCACGCCGGACCCGCCGCTGCCCCGCGACGCCGTCACCCGCGCGGCGCACACCCTGGCCGACGCCCACGAGCACGGCCACGCCCGCGCGTTCGCCGACCTGCTGCCCGCGGCCGGGCGCTGGGGCCGCGAGCGGTCGGTCACCGGGCTGCGCGCGCCGATCGGGTTCGCCGACGGGATGCCGCTGGACGTGGTGCTGGCCGACGAGTCGCCGCACGCCCTGATCGGCGGCCCGAGCGGCACCGGAAAGACCAACCTGCTGCTCACGATGATCAGCTCGATGGCCGCGCGGTACGACCCCGACGAGCTGGAGTTCTACCTCCTGGACTTCAAGGAGGGCGTCTCGTTCGCCCAGTTCACGCGCGGGCGGCGGGACACGACGTGGCTGCCGCACGCGCGGCTCGTCGGCGTCAACATCAACACCGACCGCGAGTTCGGGCTGGCCCTGCTGCAGTTCCTCGCCGACGAGATGCGCCGCCGCGCCGAGGCCGCGAAGGACCACGAGGTCACGAAGCTGGAGGAGCTGCGCGGGGCCGACCCCGAGGGGCGGTGGCCGCGGATCGTCGCCGTCATCGACGAGTTCCAGCTCCTGTTCTCCGAGCGCGACGACGTCACGAAGAAGGCCACCGCGCTGCTCGAGGACGTCGCCCGGCGCGGGCGCAGCCAGGGCATCCACCTCGTGCTGGCCAGCCAGGACGTGTCGGGGATCGAGGCGTTCTGGGGGCGGCCCGCGGTGTTCGAGCAGTTCGTGCTGCGGATCGCGCTGCCCCGCGCGCGCCGGGTGCTGGGCGAGCTCAACGAGGCCGCGATGGACCTCCCGCGCTGGCACGCGATCGTCAACCACGACTCCGGCGTGCGCCACGGCAACGAGGTCGTGCGCATCCCCGACGCCACCGCCCGCGGCACCACCGACGAGGTGCAGCGCGTGCTGCACGAGACCTGGTCCACCGGCAGGCCGGAGCCCGTGCTGTTCGACGGCAGCCGCGCCCCCGCCGTGGCCGACCTGCTGCCGCTGCTGCCCGCGGGCGGCCCGCCGCAGGCGCTGCTGGGGCAGTGCATCGACGTGGCCGGACGCCCCGCCACGGCCGCGCTCGCCGACACCCCCGGCCGCAACGTCGCCGTGCTCGGTGCCGACGCCGAGGACGCAGGGCGCGTGATCGGGGCGGCGGCCGGGTCGCTGGCCGCGCAGTACCCGGCCGGGTCGGTCGACGTCGTCGTCGCGCCGCTGCTGGCCGACGCCCGCGCGCTGCTGGCCCGCTTCACCGCCGCGGGGCACGCGCCGGAGGTCGTGATGCTCGACGGGGTGCGGCAGCGGATCGAGGCGCTCGCCGCCGACGTGGTGGCCCGGCTCGGCGGCGGCCCGCGCCACCCGGTGCTGCTGGTGCTCCTCGGCGCCGACGCGGCCGATCCCGTGCTGGAGCGCGAGGGGATCGAGGCGCTGCGCCGGGTGCTGCGGTCGGGCCCGGAGACCGGCGTGCACGTGCTGGGCTGGTGGCGCAGCGTCGCGCGGTTGCGGTCGACGCTCTCGATCAGCGCCACGCCCGACGACGTCGGCGCGTGGGTGGCGCTCGACGTCCAGGGCAGCGAGCTCGGGGCGCTGGTGCCCGGGATGATGCTGTCCTGGTCGCCGCGGCCGGGCCGGGGGCTGTTCTACGACCGCGCCCAGCACTCCCGCCCGGAGGTCGTGATCGTGCCGTCGTCGGAGGAGCCGTGAGCGCCGCGCGGGAGTACAAGGACATCGTTGAGGGGCTGAGCGGCGCCGCCCAGGACCTGCGGGAGCAGGACGCCGAGCGCGCGACGGCGCTGGGCTACCGCCGCGTCGCCCAGCACGACGCGATGAGCGAGGCCGCCGCCCGCGCCGGCCTCACCCGCCTGGTCGTGGCGGTGCGGTGGGAGGCGGCGCTGGAGATGCTGTGGGAGGAGTCGTGGCTGACGCTGCGCCCCCCGCCCGCCCCGGCCCCGGGCGTCGACCCGGCGCGGGTGGACGAGCTGGACGCCGAGGCCACCCGGAGCTTCGAGGCGCTCCAGGAGGCGGCCCGGCGGCGCCGCTTCGGCCTGCGCCCCCGCTGACGCCCCGACACACGCGCAACGAGACCCCGACACACGCGCAACGAGACCCCGACTCGCGGGCTCGAAAGGCCCGCGAGTCGGGGTCTCGTTGCGGCCGTGTCGGGGTCTCGTCGCGCCGGTACCGGGTGCCGAGGGCCGGCGCGGCGTCAGGCGTCGGGGTCGTCGTCGGCGTCGTCGCGGGCCAGGAACGTCGAGAGCCGCTCCACGGCGTCCTCGAAGGCCGGGTTGAGGTCGACGAACGCCTGCAGGCGGTCGGCCAGCCACTCGATGCTGACCGACTCGCCCTCCCGGCGCTGCGCGAGCTCCTCGATGCCCCGGTCGGTGGAGTACACGGCTACAGGTCCTCGTAGGCCTCGTCGATGAGGGCGTTCTGCTCGACCTCGTGCACCTTCGACGACCCCGCGGCGGGGGCGGCCATCCGGCGGCGCGAGACGCGGCGCCACCCGACGAGGCGCGGCAGCTTCTCCGGCAGCACCAGCCCGAGGAACGGCCAGGCGCCCTGGTTGGCCGGCTCCTCCTGCACCCAGCGGATGTCCTCCGCGTTCGGGTAGCGGTCGAGGACCGCGGCGAGCTGGCGGTCGGCCACCGGGTAGAGCTGCTCGATGCGGACCAGCGCCACGCCGTCGACGCCGCGCTTCTCGCGCTGCGCCGCCAGCTCCCAGTAGATCTTGCCGCTGCACAGCAGGACGCGGCGGACGTCGCCCGCGGGCCCGTCGTTCTCGCGGTAGCGCGGGTCGTCGATGACCGAGCGGAACCGGCCGCCGGTGAAGTCGGAGACCGGGCTGACGACCGCGCGGTTGCGCAGCATCGACTTCGGCGTGAAGCAGATCAGCGGGCGCTGCATCCCGTCCATGGCGTGGCGGCGCAGCAGGTGGAAGTAGTTGGCGGGCTCCGACGGCACGGCGACCGTCATCGACCCCTCCGCGCACAGCGTCAGGAACCGCTCGATGCGGCCCGACGAGTGGTCGGGGCCCTGGCCCTCGAGGCCGTGCGGCAGCAGCAGCGCGACGTCGGAGGTCTGGCCCCACTTCGCCTCGCCGGACGAGATGAACTCGTCGATGATCGACTGCGCGCCGTTGACGAAGTCGCCGAACTGCGCCTCCCAGGCCACGAACGCGCTGGGGTTGGCCACGGAGTAGCCGTACTCGAAGCCGACGGCCGCGAACTCCGACAGCGCCGAGTCGTAGGGCAGGAAGCGCTCCTGGTCCTTGCTCAGGTTGCGCAGCGGGTAGTACTCCTCGCCGGTGCGGCGGTCGATCACGACCGAGTGCCGCTGGACGAACGTGCCGCGGCGGCTGTCCTGCCCGGACAGGCGCACGAGCTTGCCGTCCATCACCAGCGCGCCCATCGCGATGAGCTCGGCGAAGGCCCAGTCGATGTCGCCCTCGCGCGACATCTTGTGGCGCTTCTCCAGCACCGGCTTGACGCGCTGGTGCACGGTGAAGCCCTCGGGCAGCTCGACGTGCGCGTCGCCGATGCGGTGCAGCACCTCCAGCGGGATCGAGGTGTCGAGGTCGGTGGGGATGGACTGCTCGTCCTCCACCGACGGCGACGCGACGGCCGGGGTCTTCTCCAGCTCGCGGACCTCGTTGAACACGTGGTCGAGCTGGTTGGAGAAGTCCTTGAGCGCGTGCTCGGCCTCCTCCATGGAGATGTCGCCGCGCCCGATCAGGGACTCGGTGTAGATCTTGCGGACGCTGCGCTTGGCGTCGATGACGTCGTACATCGCGGGCTGCGTCATCGAGGGGTCGTCGCCCTCGTTGTGGCCGCGGCGGCGGTAGCAGATCATGTCGATCACGACGTCGTTGTGCCAGCGCTCGCGGTACTCGACCGCCAGCTTGGCCACCCAGACGCACGCCTCGGGGTCGTCGCCGTTCACGTGGAAGACCGGCGCGTCGATCATCTTCGCGACGTCGGTGCAGTACTGCGAGGACCGCGAGTGCTCCGGGGCGGTGGTGAAGCCGACCTGGTTGTTGACGACGACGTGCACGGTGCCGCCGGTGCGGTAGCCGCGCAGCTTCGCGAGGTTGAGCGTCTCGGCCACGACGCCCTGCCCGGCGAACGCCGCGTCGCCGTGCATCATCAGCGGCAGGACCGTGAAGCCGCCCTCGCCCTTGTCGAGCAGGTCCTGCTTGGCGCGGACGAGGCCCTCCAGGACCGGGTCGACGGCCTCGAGGTGCGACGGGTTGGACGCCAGCGACACCACGGTCTCGCCGTCGCCGAACATCCGGAAGTACTTGCCCTCGGCGCCCAGGTGGTACTTGACGTCGCCGGAGCCGTGGGCCTGGCCCGGGTCGAGGTTGCCCTCGAACTCGCGGAAGATCTGGCTGATCGGCTTGCCGACGATGTTGGCGAGCACGTTGAGCCGGCCGCGGTGCGGCATGCCGACGACGACCTCGTCGAGCTCGTGCTCGGCGGCCTTGTCGAGCACCGCGTCGAGCAGCGGGATGACGGTCTCGCCGCCCTCGAGCGAGAACCGCTTCTGCCCGACGTACTTGGTCTGCAGGAACGTCTCGAACGCCTCGGCCGCGTTGAGCTTGGACAGGATGTACTTCTGCTCGGCCGCGTGCGGCTTCTGGTGCGGCACCTCGATGCGCTCCTGCAGCCAGGTGCGCTGCTCGGGGTCGGCGATGTGCATGTACTCGGTGCCGATGGTGCGGCAGTAGGAGTCGCGCAGCAGGCCCAGCACGTCGCGCAGCTTCATCCGCTCGCGCCCGCCGAAGCCGCCGCAGGCGAACTCGCGGTCGAGGTCCCACAGCGTGAGGCTGTGCGAGAGCACGTCGAGGTCGGGGTGGCGGCGCTGGCGGTAGTTGAGCGGGTCGGTGTCGGCCATCAGGTGGCCGCGCGTGCGGTAGGCGTCGATCAGCTCGATGACGCGGGCGGTCTTGTCGACGGCGCCGTCGGGGATGTCCTGCACCCAGCGCACGGGCTCGTAGGGCACCCGCAGCGAGCGGAAGATGTCGTCGTAGAAGTCGTCCTCGCCCAGCAGGAGCTGGTGCACGCGGCGCAGGAAGTCGCCGGACTCCGCGCCCTGGATGATGCGGTGGTCGTACGTCGACGTCAGCGTGATGATCTTGCTGATGCCGATCTGGGCGAGCCGCTCGTCGCTGGCGCCCTGGAACTCGGCCGGGTACTCCATCGCGCCGACGCCGACGATCGTGCCCTGGCCCTGCATCAGGCGCGGCACGGAGTGGTTGGTGCCCAGCGTGCCCGGGTTGGTGAGGCTGATCGTGGTGCCGGCGAAGTCCTCGCCGGTGAGCGCGCCGTTGCGAGCCTTGCGGACGATGTCCTCGTAGGCCGACCAGAACTGCGCGAACGTCATCGCCTCGCAGCCCTTGATGGAGACGACGACGAGCGAGCGCTGCCCGTTCTTGCCGGGCAGGTCGATGGCCAGGCCGAGGTTGACGTGGTCGGGCTGGACGACGGTGGGCTTGCCCTCGACCTCGACGAAGTGCCGGTTCATCACCGGGAAGGCGGCCAGCGCCTTGACGACCGCGTAGCCGATCAGGTGCGTGAAGCTGATCTTGCCGCCGCGGGTGCGCTTGAGCTGGTTGTTGATGACGACGCGGTTGTCGGCGAGCAGCTTCGCGGGCACCGCGCGCACGCTCGTGGCCGTGGGCACGGCCAGCGAGGCGTTCATGTTCTTGACGACGGCGTTGGCGGCGCCGCGGATCGGCGTGGACTCGCCGTCGCCGCCGATGGGGGCGGCGGGCTTCGCGGCCTGGCTCGACGAGCCGGCGGCCGGCTTGGCCTTCTCCTTCTCCGCGGCCGGCGCGGCCTTCTTCTCCGCCTGCGCGGGGGCCTTCTTCTCGGGAGCGGCCTTCTCCGGAGCCGTCCTCCCGGGCTCGCTCTTCGCCGGCGCGGCGCCGTTGGCGGCCGGGGGCTCCATCGCGGCGCGGTCGGCCGTGCGGCGCTCCTCGGTGGGCTCCGCGGGCTCGGCGGTGGGCGTCGGGGGCGGTCCCGGTGGCGTCGACGGGGAGGCGGCGCCGTTGGTGTCGGCGGGCGTGCCGTCCCCGGGGCGGTAGTCGGCGAAGAACTCGTGCCATGCCGGGTCGACCGTGGACGGGTCGTCGAGGAAGCGCTGGTACATCTCCTCGACGAGCCACTCGTTGGGACCGAAGTCACTGGCCGGGTTCGAGGTACTGCTGCTGGACACGCTGAGGACCGCCTTGATCGGATCGCGTCTTCGCCGGGACTTCACGCCAGGTTAGTCCCCGGCGTGCGGCCCGGGTATCGCGGCAGAGGTGACGGCGGGGAGACATCGGGCACGAGGTGGTGCCCGGTGCGCCGTACGGCCGCGCGCGGGATGATCCGGGCCCCCGACGAGAGGACTCCCGTGAGCCGCCCACCGCTTCCCCCGTTCGACGCCACGACCGCCGCCCGGAAGGTCCAGGCCGCCGAGGACGCCTGGAACACGCGCGACCCGGAGAAGGTCGCGGCGGCCTACAGCGAGGACTCCGTCTGGCGCAACCGCGACCGGTTCGTCACCGGCCGCGCCGAGATCGCCGAGTTCCTGCGCGGGAAGTGGGACCGGGAGCTCGAGTACGCGCTGCGCAAGGACCTGTGGGCGTTCGAGGGGAACCGGATCGCCGTGCGCTTCCAGTACGAGTGCCGCGACGTCGACGGGCAGTGGTGGCGCTCCTACGGCAACGAGCTCTGGGAGTTCGACGCCGAGGGCTACATGCGCCGCCGCGAGGCCAGCATCAACGACGTGCCGATCGCGGAGTCCGAGCGGCGCATCCACGGGCCGCGGGCCGAGGCCGACCACGGCGGGCCGGAGCAGCCGCTCCGGTAGATGGCGCGTCGGCTACGGCTGCTCGCCCAGCTCGTCGACGACCGCGCTGTGCACGGCCGTCTCGCCGATGAGCGTGTGGAGCGGGAGGTCGCAGCGGGACTCGGTGCGGGTGGTGTCGCGCTCGCCCGCGAACTGGCCGTCGGCGATGTCGATCATCAGCTCGGTGCGGGTGCGCCCGGCGTCGTGGACGAGCACGAGGCACTCGCGGCCGTCGAACGCGGACGTCCCGCCGGCGAGCGTGACGCCCGGCAGCCCGGTGAGCGCCTGGTAGAGCGCGGCGCGCAGGTCGGCGGGCACGAGGCAGGTGCGCAGGGCGTCGACGGCGCCGCTGAACGGCGAGGCCCACCGGCCGGGGTGGTCGTCCTGCAGGCGCTGCAGGAGCGCGGCGGGATCGCGGGGGAGGCGGTCGAGGAACTCCGGCGTCGGGGCCTGCCAGCTGCCGCGGCGGCGCTGGGAGGGCTCGACGCAGCGGTCGCGCTCGCGGTGGAACTCGCCGTAGGGCGCCCGGAACAGCCCGACCGGGGCGACGTCGTGCAGCTCGAACCCGTCCTCCTGCGCCTGCTCCAGGGAGCCGGTGAGCCAGCGCTGGCGGCCGGTCAGCGAGCGGTCGAGCAGCCAGTCGCGATCGGGCTGCGCGGGGATCCAGGTGCGCAGCCGGTGCTCGGTGAGGTGCTGGTGCGCGCCGAAGCTGCCCAGCCACCACGCGTCCGTCGCCACGAACCGGTACTGCTCCGGCCCCATCGGGTCGTCGGACGTGGCGATGACGAGGTCGAGCAACGCACGCTCCCGGGGATCGGTGACGAGGACCGGTACACCTCAGAGTGTGATCCGGTCACCGCTCGTCACCGACACGGCCCCCCCGTCACCTACTGCAGCCACTCCTTCACCTGCGACAACACCTTCTGCGGGTCCGAGCTGATCGGGTTGACGTGGAGGTGGGTCACTCCCGCCTCACGCAGCGCAGCGATCCGCTCCTTCACGAACGACGGCGGGCCGATCAGCGAGGTGTGCGCGAGGAACTCGTCGGGCAGCGACGCCGCGGCCTCCTCCTTCTTGCCGTCGAGGTAGAGGTCCTGCACCGTCTTCGCCTCGTCGGCGTAGCCCTGGCGCTGGAAGACGGTGTTGTAGAAGTTCTTGCCGCGCGCGCCCATGCCGCCCAGGTACAGCGCGCTCATGTGCCGGTGCAGCTGCCGGGCGCCGTCCATCATGTCGTCCTCGATGGCGAGGATCCCGCCGCCGGTGATCTGCAGCGGACCGAGCTCCGGGGCGCGCTTCGCGGTGCCGGCGTCGAGGGCGGCACCGAACGTCTCGCGCATCCGCTCCGGCAGCACGACGTGCGGCAGCCAGCCCTGCGCGAGCTCCGCGGTCAGCTCGACGTTCTTGTCGCCCAGCGCGGCGATCCAGATCGGGATGTCGGAGCGCTTCGGGTGGTTGATCAGCTTGAGCGGCTTGCCCAGGCCGGTGCCCTGCCCCTCGGGCAGCGGGATCGAGTAGAGCCCCTCGTGCTGCACCTTCTCCCGGCGCCAGACCTGCCGGCAGATGTCGATGACCTCGCGGGTGCGGGCCACCGGCTTGTCGTAGGGGACGCCGTGGAAGCCCTCGATGACCTGCGGGCCGGACGCGCCGAGACCGAGGATCGTGCGGCCGCCGCTCAGGGCGTCGAGCCCGGCCGCCGTCATCGCGGTGAGGGTGGGGGTGCGGCTGTAGATCGGCAGGATCCCCGAGCCGATCTGCAGGCGCTCGGTGCGCGCCGCGAGGTACCCCATCAGCGAGACGGCGTCGAAGCTGTACGCCTCCGCCACCCAGACGACGTCGAGCCCCGCCTTCTCCAGGCCGACCACCGCCTCGGCGTTGTTGATCGGGTCGTCGCCGTACTGGAGTTGAGTCGACAGCAGCATGCGGCGATGTTACCGACGGGTCACGTCACGTCCAGGGGGAGACGGGACGCGTCACGTCGACGCCGTCGATGCTCACGTCGACGTGCTCGGTGAAGAACGAGACGAGCCCGGCGAGCGCCTCCATGCCCGGCAGCGGCGCCGGGTAGCGCCAGGCGATGTCGCGGCCCCCGATGGCGTCGTAGCGGGCGACGCCCTTGTACGCGCACGCCGTGACGGTGCCGCTGGGCGTCAGCAGGTCGGTGCGGACGTCGCCGGGCGGGAGGTACCAGCGCACTGGCAGCCACGTCTCGGTGACCAGCAGCGGGCGGCGGCTGTCGGCGAGCACCTGCCCGTCCAGCGCGATCCGGACGTGGCGCGAGGACGGCCGGGCGTCGACGCGGTGGAACGGGTCGCGGGGGTGGCTGACGACGGGCTCGTCCTCCTCGGTCCAGTCCAGCGCCGCGAAGTCGACGACGACGTAGCCCGCGAGCGCGGGGTCGGCCGGGCGGAACGCGGCGCCCACCCGCTCGACGCCCCCGAGTCGGATCGTCAGGGGCTCGCCGTCGGAGGTGTGCACGCCGAAGCCGGTGTCGGGCGTCAGCACCGACCGGCCGTCGGGGCCCAGCGGCTGGGCGCCCGGGCCGTGGCGGGGTCCGTCGCCCCCGGGGACGAGCTCGGCCACGACGTCCGCGACGGGCACCGCGTACTGCGGCACCACCCGCCCCGGCTCCCACACGAGCAGCGCCTCGGTCGTGTCGAGGGCCGGGGCTCCGTCGACGCTGCCGCGCAGCCGCACCGGGGTGGGTTCGACCCGCAGGTCGCCGAACGAGGTCGCCACGTGCTCCGCCATCCGAACCGCCATGGGGACGACTGTCCTCCGCCGCGCAACCCCCGGCTCGCACACAGCTCCGGGGGGTCGCACACAGGCCCGGCCCTGTGTGCGAGCCCCGCGGCCTGTGTGCGAGCCCGGGTGCGGGGCCCCGGGTAGGGTCGCCGCCCGTGGGGTTCCGGGTCGTGCCTGCCGCGTACGTGCTGCTGATCGACGGCGACGGGCGCGTCCTGCTGCAGCTGCGCCAGGGCACCGGCTACCGCGACGGCTACTGGGCCGCCGCGGCCGCGGGGCACGTGGAGGCCGACGAGCCGGTGTTCGCGGCGGCGTGCCGGGAGGCCGTCGAGGAGCTGGGGATCGTCGTCGAGCAGCGCGACCTCGTCCCCCTGACGACCATGCACCGCACGCACGCCAACGGCCTGGAGATCGACGAGCGCGTCGACTTCTTCTTCTCCTGCCGCCGCTGGACCGGCGAGCCGCGCACGATGGAGCCCGAGCGGAGCGCCGGGCTGGGCTGGTACCCGCTCGACGCGCTGCCCGAGCCTGTCGTCCCGCACGAACGGTTCGTGCTCGACGGCCTGCGTCGCGGCGACCTGCCGGTGATCACCGCCTTCGGCTTCGCGCCCCAGCGCTGATCACCGCCCGCCGCGCCGCCGCGGTGGCCGTCGACGGCGTGGTCCGCCGAGCGTCAGACCACCTGCCGCTCCTTGCCCTCCCAGTACGGCTTGCGCAGGTCCTTCTTGAGGATCTTGCCCGTGGGGTTGCGGGGGAGCTCGTCGAGCACGTCCACCGACTTGGGGCACTTGAAGGCCGCCAGGTGCTCGCGGCACCAGGCCAGCAGCGCGGCCTCGTCGATCCCGGCGCCGGGGGCCGCCACGACGACGGCCTTGGGCACCTCGCCCCACCGCTCGTCGGGCACCCCGATCACGGCGACGTCGGCGACGCTCGGGTGCTCGGCCAGCACGCGCTCGATCTCGGCCGGGTAGATGTTCTCCCCGCCGCTGATGATCATGTCCTTGATGCGGTCGGTGACGTAGACGTAGCCGTCGGCGTCCATGTGCCCGCCGTCGCCCGAGCGCAGCCAGCCGTCCTCGGTGATCGCGGCCGCCGTGGCCTCGGGCTTGCCCCAGTAGCCGCCCATGACCTGCGCCGAGCGCACCCAGATCTCGCCGGGCTCCCCGGTGGCGACGGGGTCGCCGGTGGCCGGGTCGCGGATCTCGATCTCGACCCCGTGGATCGGCGTGCCCGCGGAGATCAGGCGGTGCTCGACGGCCGGGTCGGTGTGGTCCTCCGGGCCCAGCGAGCTGACGACGCCGCACTGCTCGGTCATGCCGTAGACCTGGTGCATCACGTCCGGGAACAGCTTCAGGCAGCCGCGCATGACGGGCAGCGGCATCGGCGACGCGCCGTAGGACAGGGCCTTCACCGACGAGAAGTCGCGGTCGGCGACGCCGGGCACCTGCAGCATCGCGGCCATCAGCGCCGGGACGTAGAACGTGTGCGTGATCCGCTCGCGCTCCAGCATCTCCAGCGCGGCGGCCGGGTCGGGCATCCGCATCATGAACGAGTGCGCGCCCGACGCGATCGCGAGCAGCACGTAGCTCGTGCCGCCGACGTGGAACAGCGGCATGGCGACCTGCACGCGCGAGTCGGCGTCGACGTCGAAGTCGGCCATGACGTTCGTGGCGTGCGCGAGCATCCCGGCGTGGGTGAGCATCGCGCCCTTGGGGAAGCCGGTGGTGCCCGAGGTGTAGAGCTGCACGAAGCAGTCGCCGGGCGCCGACGGGTGCACGTCGTGGTCGGGCTCGTGCGCGCCGATCCAGGCCTCGTACTCGTCGGCGTCGCCGCCCACGTGGACGATCTGCTCGATCGCGGGCAGCTTGTCGCGCACCTGCGCCACGGCCGCGGCGAACTCCGGGCCGACGAACAGGATCCGCGCCTGCGAGTCGTTGACGACGTACACGATCTCGGGCGGCGCGAGCCGGAAGTTGACGACGGCGTTGGCCGTGCCGACCTGCGCGCAGGCCAGCGTCATCTCGACGCAGGAGGGGTGGTTGAGGTCGAGCACGGCCACCCGGTCGCCCGGCCGCAGCCCGGCGGCCCGCTGCGCGGCCGCGTTCTGGCGCACCCGGCGGGCGAACTCGGCCCAGGTGCGGGTGGTGCCCGCGAAGGTGACGGCGGGCGCGTCGGGCCGCTCGGCCTCCCAGTGGCCCAGGATGGCGGTGAAGTCGGCGGCCGCGGTGGAGAGATCGAGGGTCGAGCCGGTCATGCGTTCCTCCCTGTGGCGCACGGCACATGCGCGAGCCGACGATAGCGATTCGGACAACCGGGGAGAAGGCGTTGACGGGACGGCCACGACGGTGTTGCGTCCGATCCACATCCACGAACCGGAGGAGAGCGATGACGCTCGACGCACAGGCCAGGGGGCTCCTCGACGCCATGGCGGCGCAGGGGGCCAAGGACTTCGCCGAGATGACCGTGCCGGAGGCGCGGGAGATGGGCATGGCCTTCATCGACCTGCAGGGCGAGCCCGAGGTCGCCGAGGTGACCGACACCGTCGTACCCGGCCCCGCGGGCGAGATCCCGGTCCGGGTCTACCGGACCGCGGGCGACGGCCCCAAGCCCGTGATCCTCTACTTCCACGGCGGCGGGTGGGTGATCGGCTCGATCGAGGTGGCCGACAAGCCGTGCCGCCTGCTGGCGACCATCGTCGACGCCGTCGTCGTGTCCGTCGGCTACCGCAAGGCGCCCGAGGACGTCTACCCGGCGGCACCCGACGACTGCTACGCCGCGACGGCGTGGGTGGCCGAGCACGCGTCCGAGCTGGGCGTCGACGCCACCCGGCTCGTGGTGGCCGGCGACAGCGCGGGCGGCAACCTGGCCGCGGCCGTCACGCTGATGGCGCGCGACCGCGGCGGCCCCGCGATCGCCCACCAGCTGCTCATCTACCCGGCCGTCGACGCGGGCGGCGAGTACGTCTCGCGGGTGGAGAACGGCGA contains these protein-coding regions:
- a CDS encoding NUDIX hydrolase; translation: MPAAYVLLIDGDGRVLLQLRQGTGYRDGYWAAAAAGHVEADEPVFAAACREAVEELGIVVEQRDLVPLTTMHRTHANGLEIDERVDFFFSCRRWTGEPRTMEPERSAGLGWYPLDALPEPVVPHERFVLDGLRRGDLPVITAFGFAPQR
- a CDS encoding DUF427 domain-containing protein, which gives rise to MAVRMAEHVATSFGDLRVEPTPVRLRGSVDGAPALDTTEALLVWEPGRVVPQYAVPVADVVAELVPGGDGPRHGPGAQPLGPDGRSVLTPDTGFGVHTSDGEPLTIRLGGVERVGAAFRPADPALAGYVVVDFAALDWTEEDEPVVSHPRDPFHRVDARPSSRHVRIALDGQVLADSRRPLLVTETWLPVRWYLPPGDVRTDLLTPSGTVTACAYKGVARYDAIGGRDIAWRYPAPLPGMEALAGLVSFFTEHVDVSIDGVDVTRPVSPWT
- a CDS encoding alpha/beta hydrolase, encoding MTLDAQARGLLDAMAAQGAKDFAEMTVPEAREMGMAFIDLQGEPEVAEVTDTVVPGPAGEIPVRVYRTAGDGPKPVILYFHGGGWVIGSIEVADKPCRLLATIVDAVVVSVGYRKAPEDVYPAAPDDCYAATAWVAEHASELGVDATRLVVAGDSAGGNLAAAVTLMARDRGGPAIAHQLLIYPAVDAGGEYVSRVENGEGYLLTKSAMDWFYSHYLSSPTLVEDPYVSPLRAASHADLPPATVITAGFDPLRDEGDAYAAALSGAGVPVTHLQNPSMIHGFWWLAGAIGHTRGSYEEAGAAVRAALAV
- a CDS encoding long-chain-fatty-acid--CoA ligase; this encodes MTGSTLDLSTAAADFTAILGHWEAERPDAPAVTFAGTTRTWAEFARRVRQNAAAQRAAGLRPGDRVAVLDLNHPSCVEMTLACAQVGTANAVVNFRLAPPEIVYVVNDSQARILFVGPEFAAAVAQVRDKLPAIEQIVHVGGDADEYEAWIGAHEPDHDVHPSAPGDCFVQLYTSGTTGFPKGAMLTHAGMLAHATNVMADFDVDADSRVQVAMPLFHVGGTSYVLLAIASGAHSFMMRMPDPAAALEMLERERITHTFYVPALMAAMLQVPGVADRDFSSVKALSYGASPMPLPVMRGCLKLFPDVMHQVYGMTEQCGVVSSLGPEDHTDPAVEHRLISAGTPIHGVEIEIRDPATGDPVATGEPGEIWVRSAQVMGGYWGKPEATAAAITEDGWLRSGDGGHMDADGYVYVTDRIKDMIISGGENIYPAEIERVLAEHPSVADVAVIGVPDERWGEVPKAVVVAAPGAGIDEAALLAWCREHLAAFKCPKSVDVLDELPRNPTGKILKKDLRKPYWEGKERQVV